agacacgttttcttatcctaaatacctttcatttgagtcccatattgtcgtgattggtctaaacatatgtttggtaggttttagggtggggcaggccccctaggtaccccatccgaaatttggataccaaatttttatttttagagtactatatgaaagcacgcaaaatttcgcttaaatcgcaccaccaatctccgagatctggcgtttctgaaaattagactaagggggagggtccgatgtcattttcatacaaatttcattgcactgcactatatagtacttaaataaaacacaactACTGCAGGTTTTTGAATACGAATTTTTAAAGTGAGTTTATTGTGCAATAGTCGGGCGATCGCCGTGCGAAGGACAAGAGAGTTTTGCAaaagatgtttgtgtttgttgctattggcatcattggataagttggatttgaataagggaagtaagatttgatttgttttctattgcgcttgtgaatcaagtcggcttaaagagccctgtttaaattcagatgtgtgctttacaatctactctagttgggatggttgtaaagcaccatgatccatttgacatcgcccgctgatgatatttcttggtcgcAATTGAATTCGCAATACGGGTAACAAGTCAAATGCTTCTACATACAAATACTAGCATAATTTGTATAAAATAGAGCTTCAAAATTGAcgactttattaaaaaaaattttgatattttcaaaTGAAACTATTCATACTCGGCAACTGTGCCCGATAGAGTGTATGTATATTTTCTTTGGGTCTCGTCTTTTTCTCCAGAGTCCtaaatcaggcaaatcggttcagtaaatcaaaagtggtcaactttgatcTGAAAGCCTATATTCTCCTTTACATATGTCTAAAACATTTTTCGCTGCTCAGATCAACAATTAAACAGTTCCTTTGCCGTTTGCCCCACTGTGCTTTGGTGGTTCCCATATAACCGATATAGCGACATtccagacaaaatttttttacattttttatgcGAAAtctatttttggcattttttattttccttgttTCATCTTTTAAGCGCAGAGTTTGGTTTTCCCCAGTTAATCTGCTGATTTCTGTTTCGTCTTCATAAGTATGGTTTTTGATATTCTTTGTAGGGAATGGCAGACATTGAGCTTGTCATCATTGTTAATGGATCCACAGTTGACATCTTTTCCACTATTTGCGAGCTATTGTGTAACTGTGATTGTGATGTGTTGATTTTCTGATAAATatggcatacttttaggtgCTTCCATAAGGTCAGTGTGGTAGCTGTCAGCACAAACCAAGAAAGTGGCAACACTATTAAATACCGTAttaaaccaatattttgatagAGCGAAACGAACATCTAATCAAGATTTATTATAGCCACCACGATAGGATTGAGGTAGAAACGTGAcagcttttaattttgggtgggtGCCTACCGAGAAATCCTTCAGTAACTTTAAAACAGAGATGAATGATGTTTTGTGAACGctcaagtttttcttttataattaATACAATCAAGTTTAACACTGTTTGACGCCtagagtgatttttttttaaccccTAAATATTTATGACAGCCACATTAGGTATTTCAAAAACCTGAAAAGTATGCCTGTTTGTGCAGATATCTTAACGTTATTGTAACGCAAAGGCTctgcaattattttgttaaaatattcctACAAATTAACTtcacttttttgtttaattggAGCTTTAAAGAATTTAATATGGCCTTTTAACGCCGAAGGGTCACCAAATGCCTGTTGTCTATGTCAACAAGATTTAACACTGTCAGAAGGAAAATAATTTGGCTTTCTTGAATAATAAAATCGCAAAGCGTCTTTAATCAATCAATTCCTTATTTTAAGTAGCATCCTGTAGTGTTGCAGTGAAGCCCGATACGCAGTtctaatgaaatgtttatgacAAAACACGATACATTCGTTTGGTCAATCTGCCcccaaggatctccgcttgttacacacagcagtggtcgggtaaccttttcgatatgaccagttctagatcattagagtacaccccaaagcccacgtggtcgtctagtttggaactatccgtatagaagtctatgtaacttctcttaccagggatatcgtagttccaatcggttctatcaggaatactgAAGAATGCTTAGGAAGGGTGTAATATACACTGCCTGCAACataggatattgtatcaaggataacacagtgcctgtagccgccacatgaccaatgagaaagttcccttaacctcatggcagtggtcgctgcaatttgtctggcCGACATTCCTGAAgaattgggttgcctaaaaagaaattgcggattttttaaaagaaagtaaatgcatttttaataaaacttagaatgaactttaatcaaatatataattgccattttgttcgataaccttttgccatcttcctggcaaatttagtattccacgctcatagaacttctggcctttatctgcaaaaaactgaaccaagtgcgattttatagccccatcattgccgaaagttttaccatttaaggagttttgcAAAGATCGATGCATtcatggtggatgcatcaaaagttcccagccaagctcactcagtttttggcgagtgaccaaagatgtgtgcggtctagcgttgtcctggtggaatgtgacacctttacgattaacccattctggtcgcttctctttgatggctgttttcaatttgtccaattgttgacagtaaacatccgaattattgtttggttccttggaagcagctcaaaatataacACACCCTTCcgatcccaccaaacagacagcataaccttcttttggtggatatcaccctttgaagtggtttgagctgcttcaccatgcttggaccatgatcgttttcgactaacgttgttgtaaacaatccatttttcatctccagttatgattcgttttaaaaccggatcgaattcattgcgtttaaggtgcatatcacaagcgttgattcggtttgttaaatgaatttctttcaatacatgtggtacccatattaaaattgacgccaaacaaccaaatgtaaacaaaatttcgcgcacttttttctaaagcaagctaaaagtaacagctgataactgacagaagaaagaatgctattacagagtcacaagccgttgaaaaaatttgtcaacgccgactatattactactatattaccgacaattactttttgggcaacccaatatatctcttaaagtgctgggaaactttcccctagccGCAattgcgaccacttttacacatttttcttccagagacaataatatcttgctaatggctatattattccaaagtaaaggagacagtacacctcctcttAGTAAGTAagatattaataaactttcttatggtagaattgatgcctagaaactccaacaccTTCATaattgacatcggttttacattagtgaaagccacggagctgcagaattccatccAGGCTTTGTTCTGAGCCGTTCTCAGCTTGCTCTTATATATTCTTAGCtgtgatgtcccaatcgtgGGGTGCTCTTgtagcttttgctctgttgaagagtttttcagggccttcgtgatccgcttgaccctATGTCTATGTCCTCTGTAGTTTCCagttccttttctggtctaggaGGGATAGACGTTCAGTGTTTGTGCCGAAAcatatcccaatccgcctttcttctgttcagCCGAAAGACCactactgcagtattttctccaaggctgaaactaattaACTATGATCAgtgaagctgtggtcatccaacacttcccagtcgcatattcttccacttatatcctccgatacaaaggtaatatctagtacctcctgcctgttcctggtaataaagatcggtttatccccttcattacaaatcgccaaattgcaacttataatatattcaataagcagctttCCCCTTTCGTGGACATCCAAAGGTccacggcatctctgaatcgtgtaccATATATAagaaagccagccagtaataagacaggctctgtgtctcccattccccatacccttgagaagtttaaatcccggaattcttagtccacgaaccattcctccacacacccatggctcCTGCATAAGAATCACGTCAAATCCccttgccatcaggaggacctttagtgccgccgaagcggccttacaatggtggagatttatatgtagaaaccggaccacagtcaggattcagaacttccaccactgttgtattAGCCTCGTCTCCttattccaccaggagtttattcccacaagattcgttagaacttgtcatgatgagctatGGAACCAcacttcctcaggacactggtcacttgcggtgtggacgatttctccttagatgcttcactaactgctgctgtcgaagtactttttgagttccgtgcttccccgctggggcacactttgagcccagtcaaACTTTGTGATCCACCCACACAggacttgtcgggtcccgtttcgatgccatcccctcctgtttcGATTGTGCcacctgtctcgattgtgacagggagattttcagtctcctgcaatctgtcagactttagcgatctagtgctgcacctggccagatctcaccaatctcttAAAACGCACAATGATACATTTCaactgagcgttgatccccgaaggtaattagtctgtatcggccccgataccagcctgcatcgtcacaaactggaggagacccaggaaattccaaaacgatatcggagtatactgatgacagtccattgactatcccactccaattattcctaggtatgcagccctgtctCTCCAACTAAAGGAATAGGCGATAGCGGCCTTCCTAAATATTGAAGGGATATTCAATCGGAGATGTAAGTTGCAGGTTTTCAGACTCCCGTCTTCGGACGATCTTTgctgatggctccaagatggggTCAGGGAATGGATTGGGGGTTTATTCCGAGGTACACAACATCGTTTTTTAGGTGAGACTGCTGGGCGGGTGTacattatttcatgcaaaagtcTATGCCATAACTATAGCCGCCAAAGAAATTCTGGGAAGAGATGTATAGTCTCCGAAACctaggatttatgtggacagttgGCGACCCTCTACAGCTTGGATTCGAGAACAATTTCTCctgtaatttctttttttatgtgtctttataaagcaaaacaaaacagctgacacgttttcctacatttacaGTATGTTTGCGGGAGCATATTACAGATAATTCTTGCGCAGTCAAATAACAAAATGACCGTTGCACtaaacggttcaaacaagaaactGTGCTTCTTAATGGGAAAAAATAAACTCacttctatttttaaaaacagaaggatgatatccacatttgtgTAAAaggttttgaaaaataaaacaaattaccTTTTCATAATTCTCTTCATTTTTGATTTGCAGGGGATTCAGCAAAGCTTGATTGCACAAATCATCAACATTGGTTCCACCACTACCGCTCCCGGAACCACTGCCTCCGCTTCCATCTCCTCCGTTTTGTTGACTGCACCGACGCAAACGAGCTCTCTTcaatttaatacaaaaaaatatgctTCCATCCTTTTCGTTTGTGGTTGCCACAGTACCTGCTGCAGCGCCCATTTCAGCGGAGCCCAAGCCATCGGCAGTTCTAGTCAAGCTGCTAGGAGAGCAACCCATTTCTGTCTAGGCCGAATTAACGTATATTCTGCTATCCTAATTGATTTGCTAAAACCTTAGTTTACTTAGTGCTTGCTTTCTCCGCTGCTCAGCTCCTTCATTACTTCCTGCTATTGACGGCGCATTCTTTAAGTTTTGAAGACAACACTATTCAAAATGTGTTCGCTCGGTAGCTTTACACTTTCAGCTAAAGTGTTTTTCCCCATGGATTTTTCAACAACCACGTGGCTTCAACCAAGCATGTACATACATGGGTCCTGCGTTGTATTTGATATCCTGAAACGGCATAAGTGTGAAAAATACACGATAATATATTTTGAATTACaaacattttctttatagacaaaatgATGATGGAATTGTCTCTACAGGTAGAATTTCAGCAATTTTCTTTCGCAGACCATTCCgataactttcaacaaattaaaatgtttaggGTAACACAAGAAATGgtttttattgaagaaaaacttttgtacaactgacagaaaaaagaacaagtaaaagcgtgctaagttcggccgggccgattcgtatataccctccaccatggatcgcatttgtcgagttcttttcccggcatctcttcttaggcaaaaaaggataaaggaaagatttgctctgctattagagcgatatcaagatatggtccggtttggaccacaattaaattatatgttggagacctgtgtaaaatgtcagccaattcgaataagaattgcgccctttgggggctcaagaagtaaaatagagagatccatatatatgggagctgtatcaggctaaagaccgattcagaccataataaacacgtatgttgttgagaggatccgtcgtacaaaatttcagccaaatcggataataattgcggcctctagaggctcaagaagtcaagatcccatatcggtttatatggcagctatatcaggttatgaagcgatttgaaccttatttggcgtagttgttgaaaatcctaataaaatacgttatgcaaaatttcagccaaatcggataagaattgcgccctctacaggctcaagaagtcaagacccaagatcggtttatatgacagctatatcaggttatggaccgatttgaaccatacttggcacagttgttggatatcataacaaaacaccaatatttaaaccataccaagaagtcaagaaacaaaatcggtttatatggcagctatattaaaacatggaccgatatggcccatttacaataccaaccgacctacactaataagaatatttgtgcaaaatttcaagcggctagctttacttcttccgAAATtatcgtgcttttgacagacagagggacggacggacgggcattgctagatcgacataaaatttcgcgacgatcaagaatatatatacttcatggggtctcaagcgaatatttcgagtagttacaaaccgaatgacgaactaagtatacccccatcctatgggcgAGGGTTTAAAAATATCCATTTTATTTACATTCAAACAACGAAGCATACCtaataaaattgaaatgttaAACAGAGTAATAATACCATAATTATTTAATTGCAAATGAATCCAATACGTTCTCTATTTTTTTCAAAGGGAATGTTCCTCAAAGACTTGTGGAAGAAATCTGCGACTTATTCCTTGCCTGATCTGTAAACAATGTTGATTATCTTATCTTGAACCAGGCCTCGGAGATAATGGTAATTTTTATCAACATATTTCATTCGGTGATGCTCTTTATGCTCTTGCGCGATATTTATGCAAGCAAATTATCGTCGTAAATAGTTATAGgaaaatcaatatttatgtTCAAATCTTGCAATAATTTCAATAGATACTTTAATTCATTTGCTGTAACACAAAGGTGTCTCTGTCTCGGTTGAATAAAGTGAAACCGCTAGTTGTTTCTTACAAATAGTTTACTAAATAACCACTCAGAGATTCCAGATCATCGGAATCATTTATCCAATTTGAGTCGCATTAGTTAttttggaattaaaaaaaaaataaatttaaaacagtaccAATACATATgcaggccactgtagcgcagaggttagcatgtccacctatgatgctgatcgcctgggttcgaatcctggcgataaaattggaaaaagaaaaaaacttttctgGGTGGGGAGGGGAGAGagacacaaaggtaattttcattccaaaagcaagaAAATTTTAGAAAGATTTTCATCTTATTAGTCAGCTACAtaaagactctagagaggtttTTAAAAACATATCTTTGGGCAAAGATTACTGAAGATCGCCTGTATCGGCAACTGCCTGCCTATGGAAAAGGCACATAAACTGAAAAAGCCCTTCACGAGCCGTTGGGCTTCTCtctctgtcaaggaatatacgatggtagcatttcttgatatcaTGAGTGCTTTCTATAACGTAAAAGTAGCATCAGTTATGAGGAAAGTAAgaatatagaaaagtttttcaaagttttttttaagcaaCACATAAGATTTAGAAGAATGCATagtctttatttaaatcgatagtacggtccatataatttaatgtttgaaaattatttcatgcaattgtggaccgtggctgcgcctcaaatggtccatccgattAGTCCAATttgggcatactctttccaacatttaggCAAGTATCtctcgaataaatgcttcaatgttgcctttcaatgcgtcaattgaagcgggattgtctgtatagacatgggcattaaatcgcatgatctaggcggACCGGTcggtcccaaacgtgaaataaaatgttctccgAACTAGCCTTTCAATGAGTCCATTGTTAtgagtgctgtgtggcatgtagcaccCTCTTGTTGAAACCTCATGTCAAGACAAAaaacaagttggatatcatctcacggtagcactcaccattcacagttacgttacgattcgtatcatcGTATCAGAAGTACGGTTTAATGATGGcagcagcccataaaccgcaccaaactgtggctTTTTCTGGGTGCATTGGTAGCTGGTGCAattcttctggctgatcttcactcttaaatcgataattctgcttatttaggtacccattgagccaaaaatgagctttgtcgcttcggaagaagcgcgcgatgaactttcttaacagagcacattttgagaataaaattcaataatttgcatgcGCTGTTCGTTTGtcagacgattcatggttaaattatagaccaaactgaaaatgtttgacagtgtaacaaaacacgaaacgtgcgtgagctgtttaaaccaatggTGCCAAtatgataatagctaaaaaatcaccctttaggggGCTTGGGATCTGGGGATACGCAAAGTCTAGTAGAGGGACACCTCAAGGATGTGTACGccaagaatgtatatatatatatatatatatatatatttcgcttTAACATATCAAACGTAAGCCATAAACGTAATATTGTCGAATGTAACTTATTTTGTTTACCAACTTTGCCTACGGCAAAATTGTCTTTCTTgtcttgtaaaattaaaaactcttcaatggcaatggcaaaagtgtttcgttAGCCTCAaagattattcgtttaccggaccaataattattttcttgtatcTCTCCttgtagagagagagagagagagggtgagTATTTAAGTGTATGGACTAGTGATAGccggatggtaaactcggatattgaaaattttaacagtTTCGTAATAGGTACGTCCGATGACAAAAAACATTGCATCTGATTATAATTGGTACAAATTTGAATTAGATTTGTGttgcaacattaaattgaacttgctAGGCTTTTCAATATACacattatattttaaaattaaaaaaaaaaaatacatatacaaAAGCATGacgtaaaattaatttataagtaAAGAGAAACTACAATAGTTGAAACCCCGAATAGGATTTCACATAccaagaatgaaaggtattgtcaatGTAAAAAAACTGTCATGAAGTTTacttgccaattttttttttatatgaaacgaattatttttttgcgtgtacgtACACGACGAGACAAAAGTCTTATAGTTACAGTGTAGGCttacaaatgtaattaaatgaaataccaaaaagaataaaaaatgtatttaaaaaatctcgtatataaaattcaatttgtatttgtttgttatacccaccaccgatagatgggttatattcattttgtcattccatttgcaatacatcgtaatatccatttccgaccctataaagtatatatactcttgatcagcgtaaaaatttaagacgatctagacgtgtccgtccgtctgtctgttgaaatcatgctacagtcttaaaaaatagagatattgagctgaaattttgcacaggttcattttttatccataagcaggttaagttcgaagatgggctatatcggactatatatatatatatataacccccatatagaccgattctccgatttagggtcttaggcccataaaagccacatttactatccgattttgctgaaatatgggacagtgagttgtattaggcccttcgacatccttcgtgaatttggctcagatcggttcagatttggatatagctgccatatagaccgatctctcggtttttggttttgggaccataaaaggcgcatttattgtccgattttgccaagattagagacagtgagttgtgttaggctcttcgacgtccttcttcaatttggcccagatcggtgcagatttgaatatagctgccatatagaccggtctctcgatttaaggttttgggccaataaaagtcgcatttattgtccgatttcaccgagatttgggacagtgcgttgtgttaggcttttcgacatccgtgtcgcatatggttcagatcggtttatttttggttatagcttttaaaaagaccaatattttgttatacacaattgaataatgacttgtaccgattagtattttgtccaaatcggaacatatttcgatataactgctatgggacataaggaatgcaatttacacctgattttgatgaaaggtggtttacatatatacccaaggtggtgggtatccaaagttcggcccggccgaacttaacgcctttttacttgtttgtcggtttgtttgtttgttccgtatagactcaaacacggctgaacgattactttgaaattttca
The genomic region above belongs to Stomoxys calcitrans chromosome 5, idStoCalc2.1, whole genome shotgun sequence and contains:
- the LOC106092497 gene encoding high affinity cAMP-specific and IBMX-insensitive 3',5'-cyclic phosphodiesterase 8-like isoform X1; the protein is MGCSPSSLTRTADGLGSAEMGAAAGTVATTNEKDGSIFFCIKLKRARLRRCSQQNGGDGSGGSGSGSGSGGTNVDDLCNQALLNPLQIKNEENYEKMSSGKKDSIVTVAALGNFTHTVVRRATGTTIFPLRSFETFSTK
- the LOC106092497 gene encoding high affinity cAMP-specific and IBMX-insensitive 3',5'-cyclic phosphodiesterase 8-like isoform X2, with product MGCSPSSLTRTADGLGSAEMGAAAGTVATTNEKDGSIFFCIKLKRARLRRCSQQNGGDGSGGSGSGSGSGGTNVDDLCNQALLNPLQIKNEENYEKCKVPVNASAPKHPPNGSYSLAMAI